The Glycine soja cultivar W05 chromosome 3, ASM419377v2, whole genome shotgun sequence genome window below encodes:
- the LOC114407744 gene encoding serine/threonine-protein phosphatase PP1-like, which translates to MEQSLLDDIINRLLEVPTLPAKQVQLSESEIRQLCVVSREIFLQQPNLLELEAPIKICGDVHGQYSDLLRLFEYGGLPPEANYLFLGDYVDRGKQSLETICLLLAYKIKYPENFFLLRGNHECASINRIYGFYDECKRRFNVRLWKTFTDCFNCLPVAALVDEKILCMHGGLSPDLNNLDQIRNLQRPTDVPDTGLLCDLLWSDPSKDVQGWGMNDRGVSYTFGADKVSQFLQKHDLDLVCRAHQVVEDGYEFFANRQLVTIFSAPNYCGEFDNAGAMMSVDETLMCSFQILKPADKKAKLNFGSTTTAKPGNSPAGVKVGRY; encoded by the exons atggaaCAATCGCTTTTGGATGACATAATCAATCGCCTCCTCGAAGTTCCTACCCTACCGGCTAAGCAGGTTCAGCTATCCGAGTCCGAGATCCGTCAACTCTGCGTAGTTTCCAGAGAAATTTTCTTGCAACAACCTAATTTATTGGAGCTCGAAGCACCTATTAAGATTTGTg GTGATGTACATGGGCAATATTCtgatcttttaaggctttttgaGTACGGTGGATTACCTCCTGAAGCCAACTATTTGTTTTTGGGGGATTATGTTGATCGAGGGAAGCAGAGTTTAGAAACAATTTGCCTCCTCCttgcttataaaataaaatatcctgAGAACTTTTTCTTGTTAAGGGGAAACCATGAATGTGCTTCTATAAACCGGATATATGGATTTTATGATGAGTGCAAGAGAAGGTTCAATGTAAGGTTATGGAAGACATTTACAGACTGCTTCAATTGCCTGCCTGTGGCAGCCCTTGTCGATGAAAAGATTTTGTGTATGCATGGGGGACTTTCTCCCGACTTAAATAATTTGGACCAAATTAGAAATTTACAGCGGCCCACAGATGTTCCTGATACAGGTTTGCTTTGTGATCTGCTTTGGTCTGACCCGAGCAAAGATGTTCAAGGATGGGGAATGAATGACAGAGGAGTTTCATACACATTTGGTGCTGATAAGGTCTCACAATTTCTTCAGAAACAtgatcttgatcttgtttgtcGTGCTCATCAG GTTGTGGAAGATGGATACGAGTTCTTTGCTAATCGACAACTTGTAACAATATTTTCAGCACCTAATTATTGTGGGGAGTTTGACAATGCTGGTGCTATGATGAGTGTTGATGAGACGCTAATGTGCTCTTTCCAAATATTAAAGCCAGCTGATAAAAAAGCAAAGCTCAATTTTGGAAGTACAACCACTGCTAAGCCTGGAAACTCTCCAGCAGGTGTAAAGGTTGGAAGATATTAG